In the genome of Populus alba chromosome 11, ASM523922v2, whole genome shotgun sequence, one region contains:
- the LOC118031602 gene encoding histone H3.3, which yields MARTKQTARKSTGGKAPRKQLATKAARKSAPTTGGVKKPHRYRPGTVALREIRKYQKSTELLIRKLPFQRLVREIAQDFKTDLRFQSHAVLALQEAAEAYLVGLFEDTNLCAIHAKRVTIMPKDIQLARRIRGERA from the coding sequence ATGGCTCGTACAAAGCAAACAGCGCGTAAATCTACCGGTGGCAAGGCTCCAAGGAAGCAGCTCGCCACCAAGGCTGCACGCAAGTCAGCCCCAACAACAGGAGGCGTGAAGAAGCCACACAGATACAGACCTGGAACAGTTGCTCTTCGTGAAATCCGCAAATACCAGAAGAGTACTGAACTGCTCATCAGGAAACTCCCATTCCAGAGGCTTGTTCGTGAAATTGCTCAGGATTTCAAGACTGATTTGAGATTCCAGAGCCATGCTGTTTTGGCTTTGCAAGAGGCAGCTGAAGCTTACCTTGTTGGATTGTTTGAGGACACTAATCTTTGCGCTATCCATGCCAAGCGTGTTACCATCATGCCTAAGGATATCCAGCTCGCCAGGAGGATTCGTGGTGAGAGGGCTTAG
- the LOC118031601 gene encoding uncharacterized protein, with protein MATETPTLSERYELKGKEEKTDVVSNPVEVKEEETPVTAVSEEAVEKAEEAPPLAAEEKTEDTPSAAEESTEAPTTDESSSEDAPAAAEETNEGTEENSGEEAAEEKKEIKLETAPADYRFPTTNQTRHCFTRYIEYHRCVAAKGEGASECDKFAKYYRSLCPSEWVERWNEQRANGTFPGPL; from the exons ATGGCCACCGAAACCCCGACACTATCTGAG CGATACGAACTGaagggaaaagaagagaagacagatgTGGTTTCAAATCCTGTAGAAGTAAAAGAAGAGGAGACGCCAGTGACTGCTGTTTCTGAGGAGGCCGTGGAGAAAGCTGAGGAAGCACCACCACTTGCTGCTGAAGAAAAAACTGAAGATACACCTTCTGCCGCTGAAGAAAGCACTGAAGCTCCCACTACTGATGAAAGCAGCAGTGAAGATGCTCCTGCCGCTGCTGAAGAAACCAATGAAGGTACAGAAGAGAACTCAGGAGAAGAAGCTGCGGAAGAGAAGAAGGAGATTAAG CTTGAGACAGCACCAGCTGATTACCGCTTCCCAACCACAAATCAAACAAGGCACTGCTTTACCAGATACATTGAATATCATCG GTGCGTAGCTGCCAAGGGTGAAGGTGCTTCAGAGTGTGATAAGTTTGCCAAATATTATCGTTCTCTCTGCCCTAGTGAATGG GTAGAGAGATGGAATGAGCAAAGGGCGAATGGCACATTTCCGGGTCCTCTGTAG